A part of Rattus rattus isolate New Zealand chromosome 6, Rrattus_CSIRO_v1, whole genome shotgun sequence genomic DNA contains:
- the Steap1 gene encoding metalloreductase STEAP1 produces the protein MEISKSITNPEELWKMKPKGNLEDDSYSTKDTGETSMLKRPVLSPLPHTVHVDAFDCPPELQHTQELFPNWRLPVKVAAILSSLTFLYTLLREIIYPLVASREQYFYKIPILVINKVLPMVSITLLALVYLPGEIAAVVQLRNGTKYKKFPPWLDRWMLARKQFGLLSFFFAVLHAIYSLSYPMRRSYRYKLLNWAYKQVQQSKEDAWIEHDVWRMEIYVSLGIVGLAILALLAVTSIPSVSDSLTWREFHYIQSKLGIVSLLLGTVHASIFAWNKWVDISQFVWYMPPTFMIAVFLPTVVLICKIVLCLPCLRKKILKIRCGWEDVRKVNRTEMACRL, from the exons ATGGAGATCAGTAAAAGTATTACGAACCCAGAAGAACTTTGGAAAATGAAGCCTAAGGGGAACCTGGAAGATGACAGTTACTCg actAAGGACACCGGAGAGACAAGCATGCTGAAAAGACCCGTGCTCTCGCCTTTGCCGCACACGGTCCACGTCGACGCCTTCGACTGCCCCCCGGAGCTCCAGCACACGCAGGAACTCTTTCCAAACTGGCGCTTGCCAGTTAAAGTTGCCGCCATTCTATCGTCTCTCACCTTCCTGTACACTCTCCTGAGGGAAATCATTTACCCGTTAGTCGCTTCCCGCGAACAGTATTTTTATAAGATCCCGATCCTGGTCATTAACAAAGTCTTGCCAATGGTCTCCATTACCCTCTTGGCGTTGGTTTATCTGCCAGGAGAGATAGCGGCAGTTGTGCAGCTTCGCAATGGGACCAAGTACAAGAAGTTCCCACCCTGGTTAGACAGATGGATGCTGGCGAGGAAACAATTTgggctcctcagcttcttctttgCAGTTCTGCACGCCATTTACAGTCTCTCGTACCCAATGAGACGATCCTACAGATACAAGCTGCTCAACTGGGCTTACAAACAG GTTCAACAAAGCAAAGAAGATGCCTGGATTGAGCATGATGTCTGGAGAATGGAGATTTATGTGTCCCTGGGGATCGTGGGACTGGCCATCTTGGCTCTCTTGGCTGTGACATCTATTCCATCTGTGAGCGACTCTTTAACCTGGAGAGAATTTCACTATATTCAG AGCAAACTGGGAattgtctctcttcttctgggCACGGTACACGCTTCGATTTTTGCCTGGAATAAATGGGTAGATATCAGTCAGTTTGTCTGGTACATGCCTCCGACTTTCATGATAGCTGTTTTCCTTCCAACTGTTGTTCTGATCTGTAAAATTGTACTTTGCCTGCCCTGCCTGAGGAAGAAGATACTGAAGATTAGATGTGGTTGGGAAGATGTCCGCAAAGTTAACAGGACTGAGATGGCCTGCAGGTTGTAG